In Elaeis guineensis isolate ETL-2024a chromosome 1, EG11, whole genome shotgun sequence, a genomic segment contains:
- the LOC105039911 gene encoding uncharacterized protein — protein MELQNPSNSDPPSSDLANSGHGEPHLDPPGFPPDDIDSACSTPYVSAPSSPGRGGVSGCYFFSAPTSPMHYVLSSPPATSAGGSPSFDFDFPDASVGSSFEFEFSARFPSSAASADELFLNGQIRPMKLSSHLQRPQVLAPLLDLNEEDDDDDKSDCHPPEIAPRGRDLKLRSRSIHRRARSHSPLRNAPLHWQMEVEEREERAKDLDPKQIEAEAATPSVSASSSRSSSTSSSSSSGRTSKKWIFLKDLLYRSKSEGRERGKTLEKFWHSISFSQSKEKSRPSSAAASSSNNPPPATEVAEAEKITSKNPPSATVGSSKRTTAKPVNGAGRRRGLVPSPHERHYTANRAQAEEMRRKTFLPYRQGLLGCLGFSSRSYGAINGFARTLHPVSSR, from the coding sequence ATGGAGCTCCAAAACCCTAGCAACAGCGACCCCCCGAGCTCCGACCTCGCAAACTCCGGCCATGGGGAACCCCACCTCGACCCCCCGGGGTTCCCCCCCGACGACATCGACAGCGCCTGCTCCACCCCCTACGTCAGCGCCCCCTCCAGCCCCGGCCGCGGCGGCGTCTCCGGCTGTTACTTCTTCAGCGCCCCCACCAGCCCCATGCACTACGTCCTTTCCTCCCCACCCGCCACCTCCGCCGGCGGCTCCCCCTCCTTCGACTTCGACTTCCCTGACGCGTCCGTCGGCAGCTCCTTCGAGTTTGAATTCTCCGCCCGCTTCCCATCCTCCGCCGCCTCCGCCGACGAGCTTTTCCTCAACGGCCAGATCCGCCCCATGAAGCTCTCCTCCCACCTCCAGCGGCCCCAGGTCCTCGCCCCACTCCTCGATCTCAACGAAGAAGACGACGACGACGACAAGTCCGATTGTCACCCGCCCGAAATCGCCCCCAGGGGCCGAGATCTGAAGCTCCGGAGCCGATCGATCCACCGGCGGGCCAGATCCCATTCCCCGCTTCGGAACGCGCCGCTCCATTGGCAAATGGAGGTCGAAGAACGAGAggagagagccaaagatctagaTCCGAAGCAGATCGAGGCGGAGGCTGCCACGCCCTCCGTCTCGGCTTCGTCCTCCCGGTCCTCCTCcacgtcctcctcctcctcttccggaAGAACCTCCAAGAAGTGGATCTTCCTCAAAGATCTCCTCTATAGAAGCAAGagcgagggaagagagagaggtaAGACCCTAGAGAAGTTCTGGCACTCGATCTCTTTCTCCCAATCCAAAGAGAAATCCAGACCTTCCTCCGCTGCGGCCTCTTCTTCCAACAATCCTCCGCCAGCCACTGAGGTCGCGGAGGCGGAGAAGATCACATCGAAGAACCCGCCTTCGGCGACGGTTGGGTCTTCGAAAAGGACCACGGCGAAGCCGGTGAACGGGGCGGGGCGGCGGAGGGGCCTGGTGCCGTCGCCGCACGAGCGGCACTACACGGCGAACCGGGCGCAGGCGGAGGAGATGCGGCGGAAGACGTTCTTGCCCTACCGCCAGGGACTTCTCGGTTGCTTGGGCTTCAGCTCCCGCAGCTACGGCGCCATTAACGGCTTCGCCCGTACCCTTCATCCGGTCTCCTCCAGGTAA
- the LOC105039912 gene encoding protein transport protein SEC13 homolog B, with protein MPSQKIETGHQDMVHDVAMDYYGKCLATASSDSTIKVITVGNASSPSQLLATLSGHQGPVWQVVWAHPKFGSILASCSYDSRVIIWKEGTTPNQWVQAHVFTDHKSSVNSIAWAPYELGLCLACGSSDGSISVFTARSDGGWDTTRIEMAHPVGVTSVSWAPATPPGSLIGLGELTYKLASGGCDNTVKVWRLYNGSWKLDCSPALQMHTDWVRDVAWAPNLGLPKSTMASASQDGTVVIWTLAKEGEQWEGKVLNDFKNPVWRVSWSLTGNILAVADGNNNVTLWKEAVDGEWQQVTTVEP; from the coding sequence atgcCTTCTCAGAAGATCGAGACTGGTCATCAGGACATGGTCCATGATGTTGCCATGGATTACTATGGCAAGTGCCTTGCCACTGCCTCCTCTGACTCTACCATCAAGGTCATCACTGTTGGTAACGCCTCCTCCCCATCTCAGCTTCTAGCCACTCTGAGTGGCCACCAAGGACCTGTGTGGCAGGTTGTATGGGCCCATCCCAAGTTCGGCTCCATTCTTGCCTCCTGCAGCTATGATAGCCGTGTGATCATCTGGAAGGAAGGCACCACCCCAAACCAGTGGGTGCAGGCCCATGTGTTCACTGACCACAAATCGTCAGTCAATTCGATTGCCTGGGCTCCTTATGAGCTCGGCCTTTGCCTTGCCTGTGGGTCCTCAGATGGGTCTATATCAGTCTTTACTGCTCGATCTGATGGCGGTTGGGATACAACAAGGATTGAAATGGCACATCCAGTTGGCGTCACCTCTGTCTCGTGGGCGCCAGCAACACCCCCTGGCTCACTTATTGGGTTGGGGGAGCTTACATATAAGCTTGCATCTGGTGGTTGTGACAACACAGTTAAGGTTTGGAGATTGTACAATGGGAGCTGGAAACTGGACTGTTCTCCTGCCCTTCAGATGCACACGGATTGGGTGAGGGATGTGGCCTGGGCCCCAAATTTAGGCCTTCCAAAGTCGACCATGGCAAGTGCTTCACAGGACGGTACAGTGGTCATATGGACATTGGCAAAGGAGGGGGAGCAGTGGGAGGGTAAGGTTCTAAATGATTTCAAGAACCCTGTCTGGAGGGTGTCATGGTCATTGACTGGGAATATATTGGCTGTGGCTGATGGCAATAACAATGTTACACTGTGGAAAGAGGCGGTGGATGGTGAGTGGCAGCAGGTGACAACAGTTGAGCCATAG